In the genome of Stomoxys calcitrans chromosome 4, idStoCalc2.1, whole genome shotgun sequence, the window AGTATTCGTTTCAGCTTTTCGGGTGGAATGCtgccaaactccatataaaaaaaacgtcggcgaaacgttggctaaaaaaaaagcggaaaagtagtactctgcttacagcgagaaatatgtcaaaaaactactatagtggcaacacttcaAACTATTACCGGcatcatttttctttgttttattggtttcagtggtgcgttttttttatttatgtgagAACAAGtatatagagaaaacaataagtgcagataaagaaacgtgttttgttatggaaacaaaaacattggattgctgtcaaatttcgctcgcgaaacaattaaaaatgtcagcgattattccgaaagcagaatagaataccaatccTCATACATGAATTTcgatttaaaatcaaaaaatgcaACGTAGTTTGCCTAATTTTGTTTTGATGAATCTGGCAACACCGTATTAGCAAGTCAATAGCAGTTGAGTAGAATATACCGTTATTTTAATTCAACAGAAGGCAATGCACAAAAGTGACAAATTTATTAGGTGATGGTCGAGTTtactaaaaatatttatgtacCCCGAAAAATAATTCATGCTACTTAAAACCAAATCAAGGAACTGACTGAACTGAGCACGCACGTTGGGAGTTTGTCACAGAACAGTTTTAAATAGGAATACAGCAGCAATCAAAATGTCTCAACAAAATGTACTTTTCAATACGAACGTTCGACTACTGGCTTTCAAGAAGATTAAAATGCCAAAACAGTGTGTGTACGCAAAGGAAATCAGACTTACCAGATAAATATGTGAATGCCCGTCTGAACTGTTCCAAAGACCAAAGAATTCGACAGGGGACAAATGAAAAAAAGAGTTGTATGGTCGGACGAAACAAAAATGATTCGCTCTCAACTGCATAGTGAAAAGTTTTTCTGGTACCGCCCCGAAAAATAATTCATGCTACCAAAAACCAAATCAAGGAATTGACTGAACTGAGCATGTACATTGGGAAAGAACAGTTTTGTAAATGTGAACACAACAGAAATCAAAATGTCTCgacaaaatttgcttttcaATACTGGCTTTTAAGAAGATTAAAATGCAAAAACAGGCTGCAGCCGCAAAAAAAGTCTGCCACTGAGTGGACGCAAAAGAAACCAGACTtatcagaaaaaatgtgtagGACCGTCTGAACTAATCCAAAGACCACAAAAATTCGACAGGAgacgaatgaaaaaaaaattggttgtaGGATCGGACCAAATAAAAATGATTCGTTTTCAAGAGCATAGTGAAAAGTTTTTCACCCCGAAAAATAATTCATGCTACTAAAAACCAAATCAAGCAACTGACTAAACTGAGCACGCACTTTGGGAATTTGTCCCAGAACAGTTTTAAATGTGAATACATCAGAAAAACGTCTCAacaaaatttgctatccaaTAAGGACGCTTGTCCATGGCTACGTTTACTGACTTTTAAGTAGATTAAAGTCCCAAAACAGGCtgcagctgccataaaaaataAGTCTGCCACTGAGTGGACGCAAAATAACCAAACTTATCAGATAAAAATGTGAAGGCCCGTCTGAACTGTTCCAGAGACGACGAAAATTCGACAGGAGACGaatgcaaaaacaagtaaaagcgtgctaagttcagccgggccgaatctttgaaacccaccaacacggattctgctaaaaatttatacaaactaaattttgttgaagggcataattttattccacacaCCAAACTCTGTcaaataaagcttctaggaaccgaatgaggataatcgagagaccggtttatatgggagctacatcaggtatagactaatttgggcacaattgttggaagtcataacagaacacaacacacgaaaaatttcagccaaataggacaaaattgcggctagtaagggcttAAAAACTCAGATCgtgagaacggtttatattggagctatatcaggttatagacacaTTTATACCGtactacgcacagttgttggaagtcaaaacaaaccactatgtgcaaaactgtAGCTATATTGGACAACAATTTTGGTTTGTAAGGATCGGgatatagaccgttttggaccgtacttggcacagtttttagaagtcataagaaaacactttgtgcaaaattgtagataAATTGgaggttgtaagggctcaagaagtcaagtcaggagatcggtttgtatgggagctatatcaggttatagacggatgtggaccgtactagacatagttgttggatgccatatgagaacactatgtgcaaaatttcagcaaaatcggacgaaatttgtggcttccaggggcaaaaaaaaatcaaatggggagattggtttatatgggtatttgaacaatacttggaaagtcataacggaacaaaatttcagccaaatcggacaaaaattgcggcttccaggggctcacgaattcaaatcggaagatcggtttatatggaaactatatctaaatctgaaccgatgtggcccatttgcaatccctacgccaatataaagtatctatgcaaaatttcaagcggctagtctTACCCGCTGGAACGCTATCGTGAATTCGACagatatggctagttcgaatcagaaagtcgagacgatccagaatatatatactttatggggtcgcagatcattatttcgaggtgttagaaacagaatgactaggttagtatacctcaattctatggtggtgggtatgaaatgaTTCGTTTTCAACCGCATagtgaaaagtttttctgatacCACCCGCATAAAAGTCTGCAACAATACCAAGTCAAGCAAACGCTGAAGCATGGAGATGGTAGCTTGGTGGTTTGGAGTTGTTTAGCTTCGTGGCATCTTGGACCTTAAGTAAAGATCGACGTAtgtatgaaaaaaagaaaattatcttCGTATTTTACAAAGTAGCGCTCTCGAttgatttcaacaaaatggtGGACTTAAGGCATACAGCCAAAATACCAAATGGGGGATTTTACTATCATATATAGATTCAAAAATCCCCAGATGTCCTTTTTGGACAATCTTAACCACCATAAGCAAATGGATATGAAAGTCAGGAATTTGGCGATGGTACAGCTTGGATACTAGGCCTTTCTTCAATGAGTGCTGGTATAACGTCTTTCAAAATGGGGAAACTGTAATGTGTCATCAGTTGAATTGCAAGCTGTGGTAGAACGTTTGGATCCCGTGGATAAAGAAAACTGTTTCATATACATGATGGAAAGGTTGATAGATACATAACTCAAGACAAAGATTCCTAAGGATCGACGAACACGACAGCAGCACGCATGCAGCatgggcaagtccactgaaactgTCCATTCTTCATGAGCTATTCGCCAATATAGAAGGCTctctatctctcgatttcaagAAATATACAACGTAAAACCTACACCAATTATGAAGTATATTGCAACTACAGGCTGCAATAGAAGACGTATTACTGCCATTTTGGTAACTATTGATCTGCAGAAATGTGTTCGCAGAAACACTTTAACAAGGAATATTTTATCcactatttgacttatttataCACCATGTGGCTTTTGGGTATACTCCTAAGAACTACGACTGAGCAGATAGAGAAGGTTACCCAATCGCTGTATTGTGTATCGATTCGAGACCTTTGCCAAATCAAGGCATTTCAGAGTTTGTAAAACACATACGTTAATCTCCTCATCAATAATCTTGATAAGGAGATTGAAGCACTTTTTAGCGGAGCGGGAGTAAACTTCAAACTCTTCCAATTGCAATAGCTTTATGTTATAGCAGCTCGCCTTTAAAGCATAATTGGCGTGTGGAGTAGTGAATTTATtgacatgaatatatatactttaaatttcaagcggctagctttactccttcgaaagttatcgtgctttcgacagacgaacggacatggctagattgacttaaaatgtcatgacgatcaagaatatatatactttatggggtcttaggcgaatatttcgagaagttacaaacagaatgacgaaattagtataccccctatggtggagggtataataacggcACCACGTCTTTCCTACTTAAATCTAGCCAAAAACACTCCTTATACAAGTTTTAATATATTTGGTTCGTTGTTGTAATAGAAACTACCTTCAGTTGATCCAAAAATATAACACTGGCTTTCGAGACCTAGTTTATAAACCCCTTACACTTTACCAGaaccatttttttatgtttatctTAACCCATCCTAAATTCATTGTTAGCCATCATTACAGTTCTACAGTGCTATTGTAAATTCTTCtcaatttcaaaattatgtgaTAGTTTTAGAATCGAATTCGAAGATCTCTTATAACGCATTAATGCAAAGAAATCTTAATACACGTTAAATAAGTGCCTTCATCAGTTTGGTTTATGCGATTGGCAAACATGTGAATTCCTCAAATATGTGGCtatttctatacgaaattttttcattgcaaaattctttttttttttttcactactACAGTGTCAATCTTATACATACCATTGTGTACAATTGGACAAATCAATGCCAGTCAAGGCCTTGCATGTACGTATTGCAGTGCGTATCAAGACTGAGGGATCAGTGTCTGGATTTTCACCATCCAATGATGGCGACCATGGGCCACCAATGGCCATGGGCTCGTTGCGACCCTTGATGCCTACCAAAAACTTGATAAGTCGCGATGGGTGTATGGGATTATGATCCAGATCATCTTCGATGTTTTCAAAACATTTCTTGTATAGTTCAGCAATGGGTGGTAATGACATAAGCATTACTTTAGCTGAATAGACATAATCAGCATCAGCTGGCTCCCAATTTTCCATGTTTTGTTCACATGGTGGCTCGATCTTCTTATCCATTATATGAAATTGACAGGGACGTCTTAGAGAAAATGGATTATCTGGGGTAAAGGTGTCAGTCCATTTCATATTGGCATGGAAAAAGTCCGATGGAATGTATAATGAGGTGTAACGATTTCGTAAACATTGGACATCTGCATATTTGCTACAAaagtgaagaagaaaaagaaaaacgtgTGTGTATTCACATCCAAATTGATTTAACGGCTGACAAACTTTGGTTTACAGTTAAAAAGTTATGATTATGATATTATAGAATATTTTAGGTTAGGTATGCTTTACTTTAGTCATGTCCACTCCTTACTTGCTAAAACGTGTGCAAACCCCTTTATCTTACTTACTTGCATAACAATGATTTTGGTATTTGAATGGTGTAACGACGAATTGCACGTATCCTGCGTTGTTTGGGTACCACACTGCGATTAGTATCCGCCTCACGTGCTTTTTTAGGTTCCTTTGCCTTCTCTTTATCCTTCTCCTTTTCACGTTCGCGTTGCTCGCGGTCACGATGTGTATCGCGATCATTGCGATCTTTTTCGGGAAGATCACGTTCTCTTCTGATTTCTCGATCACGTTCTCTATCGCGGTCATTGCGTGCAGAAACAGCATTAGCACCAGCACCGCCATGGCGGTTTAAAGAGTTGTTGCGATCACGGCTTCGATCATGATGATCATCACGGCGCCTTTTCCATTCATGATCATCCTGGaaagaattttaaattgttgttgtttttatatagaaaaacatAAAACCTACCTCATCTCTATCTCGGGAACGGTGATTTCTATCCTTTTCACGTTCCCTTTCACGACGATCACGTTCATGTCTATCACCTCTCATGGGCGACGATATGCCTCTTTGGGGAGAGGGATGCCTTTGCATTTGATTACGTTGATAATCCATACCCGTATTTACGGGATTACCATAGGATTGCATCATTTGTATGCGTGTGGCATTCCATTTGAATTGGCCTCGACTGGAATAGGTGGATTCAAAAATGACTCGATCACCCAATTTGGGTTCGGGTCCCTTGCAGACGTTACGATAAAAGAACACCTCATTGTTCACCAAACCGCAATCATTGTTAATTTTGGTTACAGTACCTATTGAGTTGTACTGGGCCATACCACCGGCACCACCTCCGCCGCcgcctccaccaccaccacccacGTTTCCTTGGAAAGCTACTGGATTTAATCCAGGACTTTGTGGATAAGAGACCAACGGtcctccaccaccaccgcctCCTCCAGAATTGGGATACATACCGCCGCCACCACCTCCAGAATTTGGATACATACCAccgccaccgccaccaccaccaccaccttgaAAGGCAGCCATGTTATTTTGCTGCGGCGTTTGCATGAAcatctgctgctgctgctgctgcatcaTGTTACGCTGCCATGCTTGACCACCTCCAAACGACATGCTTAGCAATTGGAATCTTTTAAACTTGTCACACTAACTGAGGTCACACCAAGATTTGAAGGTTTATCTGTTTCCTGCTACTAAAACTCTTAAATCCTTCCGAGAAATTGAGACCGGACCGGACAGaacgtttttttcttttaggacTAATACAGTTTTTGCAAGTGCCAAAGTGCAAGCAAGAGAGAAGTTTAGGATGTATTATTAGAGTATTAGACGTCTCTGTTCTACCAATGGAGGAATGACCAAAGATGGCAGTACTaccaacatatttgcaaaaaaaagagtTCACTTGGGCCATTTGCACTTTAAGAAAAATATGGGGGGTAAGCACAGTATAACGAAAGGTTTTGCTGTTTTTGCTGGCCCATGAACAAttctttaaggaacagggcaaacttctcacatatcaacgagtgctgtccgacccatgtttaagctcaatgataggggacctcccTTTTtttagacgagtccgaacggcttgctgcAGGCCTACACATTTTAACAAGGCATAATGGAATGTTTTATTTTCGTGCCATCTAGGACAAATCAGATAGTGGAAAGAGGGAAAaaaatatcagtgcaaagttttacCGGTAAGCTATCGATAACAAAcaataacaaataataaaatacgaTTAATCACGATTTCcactatatagtactaaaataaaacacagcatttCTATCcagaaaatttcacttgcatTGGATAGGAATAAAATAAGACGCTACAATTATCTGATattgcatgttatcgataactattTAAGACAACTTTGAAATTAATCAGACTTATTTTTGCACTGGATAGGACAGTACAAGTTCTTCTGGATAGAAATTTAGTACAAAATTGTATTGGACAATTGTTTATATAATTGCAAATAATCGAATTTGTactgtataaaaataaatactgtCTATAGATATCTAGAGACAAGATGCATGAATTGCTATCGATAATATGCAATAAAAATGACATAGGGCCAGTTTTACATTgcccatattttattttaatatatcaAGTGCAAGTCTTTTAGATAAACTGGAAAGATTTATAACATGCACTGAAAAGGGTGCAATAAGGGTAttgcatgatatcgataactatacAATTGTTGTTGTAGACACATTTGCATGTAAGGCTTAAAGCTTTAtttgcattgcaaacaaatatcaaaaaagcaaaagttaaacattttttaactttgaTTCTTAAAACCACGACTTCAAgtatggcaacacagaatgacgctccATTTCAGtcatcaaagttgaaaattgttttacttttgcgtgtcgcttttgtgggatttattTACAGAGTTGCACATTTTTCAACGCAATGCTCAAAACACAAAGTTCAAAGCGCTTATTCTATTTTGGCCTTTATAGGCtagcatggcgaaacaattaaaggtggtctcatttgtacaacaaccacaaatcatatggtgcaatctgccatcttgtCACAAAAACTGTGTTTGTGTCTTGGGCTGAATATTCctacaataaaatttattttgacaGTTAAGGTTTTTATAAAGGGGGAAGCTTCTGGATTCAATGTTATTTCTCTAAAAATATACCTTGAATTTAAAGACCTTATTGAAATCGATAACATGCTATCGATGCTGGTATAACGGAATTTGTCACACACATTGGGTCTGTATTACTATGTGTGAACCTACTCAATGGCAGTGGTTATATTCGTGGAGGAGCCTCGGTGCCAGCGGCAATTACTTTCCAACACCATTTGTACCGCCATGCTGTTTGCAATTAGTAGTAAGTTCATTGCGAAAGCAACAAAAATCCGAAAGTACTCAGCTTTTGTGTGTAAAAGGCTCAACCATAATATCAAAGTTGATGCGATCTAATGGTGGATTTGGTTGCGACGCGGATTCTACTTGTAGGCGATCCTGGAGTTGTCGATCGTCTTTCTAAAGGGGTAAAACTTCATTCTTTCTACAGAATTTAAAGTTTAACTAAAttaactttttcttttattctgcAGGATCTTTGGGACAGGCTAAACGCAGTCGTGAGTAGCAGTAACTATATATTAAAATGTGGGGGTTTTTTAGAATCTAGAAACAGTCACTTTTCGATTGATGATATTGATCTTCATTTCACATGCTTGGAGTACCCCTTTATCCTATCTTAATTTTCAACACCCACATCTGTCATTGCATCGTAGATTATGCGTGCAGACATGGTCATTATGTCAGTCCAAGCTCAACAAGGAAATGAATACCTCGCTATACCTTGGGAAAGATTTATATTGACTTATTGCCCGTTAAACTGTTAAAGAAATGCAATGGTAAAGGCTACTTGCATTTTCTCAAAGGTTCTACTTATGCCTGCAGGCCATGGCCCCACCACCAACCACCCCCCACCCGAATTGAAGTTTTATCGTGCGAACGTTCACTGTTAAAGTCATGACATTGATGGTAGCATTTAATGAAGTAAAAGTAAGTgtcaaatttaattatttttattagaaaGTTTAAcggaattttaaataaatttttatattttattaggaacaaatttattgttaaaatggagagatcatCATTTCCAGATAGGCCACAATCACTGGGACGACAAATTCGCACATGTAAGTGATTTGTGGTAAATTCCATTAATTAAAATACAATCTCTTTTTCGATTGCAGCGGATACCCAGCCAATATTTTCGGAGAATGCCCTTATATTTCTTGCCTATATTTTACTCTTTGTTACATTTCCCCTTACCATATGGTTTTGTCTAGAAACAGTGGCACACTATCAAAGAATTGTAATATTTCGCTTGGGACGTTTGAGGTATATAAAGTACTACTTTTTTTTGACTATCTTGTGCAATCCTTTGCTTTTTATTTTCAGAAAGGGTGGTGTTGCTGGTCCCGGTCTCGTTTTTATACTTCCCTGTGTTGATGAGTTTGTCAAAGTGGATTTGCGTACACAATCTTTCGATGTACATCCCCAAGAGGTTTTGACTCGTGACTCTGTTACCATACAAGTTGATGCTGTGGTCTACTACAGTGTACGAAATCCTTTGGATGCTGTAATACAAATTAGAAATGTACATGAGTCGACCAAACTACTGGCCCAGACTACGCTTAGAAATGTTGTGGGTACCAAGAATTTAATGGAACTTTTGACTGCCAAAGAGTCCTTGTCGCGTACAATTGGAGGTATTCTAGATGAAGCAACTGATCCATGGGGTGTCAAAGTGGAAAGAGTGGAAATGTGAGTATATTAAATACTATACCCATTAAGAGCAGTGAGATCTGCCTATAGTCGGGAATATGCAAATTCAATAAAAGGTttagtttagatatagctatggCTCAGCGCCATGCTCTTAAAGTCTATATGGGAGACACCATAATCCGGAGATGATATGTTCCATTTAGATAACGCTCATGTTGGCTATAGCTGCTTTAAGCCCTATACGTCTAGAGGTTTTCTTTATCTTGGGTGTTACTTTTCTGGTTGAGGAACAGTTTTTTAATCTGAAATAGCCTGGGTCGAAATGACACGTAGAACCAATTAATGTGACGAACGAGATTTCTTGtggcaatgaaatttttactgggAATCTTTTAACACTATGAAATGCCTTAGATAGAAGTTTGCAGCCAGTGTATGGGATCTAagcagaaaataaataaatgttgcccatgaacattccactaaggaataagGGCAAAcctctaacatatcaatgagtgcattcttaatcaagtttaaactcaatggtaaggggcctcctttttatagccgagtccgaacggcgtgccgcagagcgacacctctttggagagaagttttacatggcatagtaccttataaatgttgccagctataggaggggaaaaccaccgctgaattttttttctgatggtctcgccaatattcgaacccaggcgtttagcgtcataggcggacatgctaacctctgcgctacggtggcctccaagcagATCTTCTAGGCAACTTTTTTGTTCCATAGTGTTGGTACTGTTATTCTGCGACTGGCCAATGCCTCTGTTGAAAATCAATTCACGACCTCTGCACTGGGAATAGGAAAATAAGGCACTCTGCTTTAATACCTATTGAACTTGGGCCTTTAAATTATTTACCATTTTTTCATTgcaatccttcttcaatgttcCTAAGACATTTTTTTCGACATTTTACAGTAAAGATGTCCGCCTTCCCATAGCTATGCAAAGAGCCATGGCCGCTGAGGCAGAAGCACTGCGGGAAGCTAAAGCCAAAATTGTAGCAGCAGAGGGAGAGTTAAATGCCTCGAAGGCTTTAAAACAAGCCTCTGATGTTATGTCCACAAATCCCATAACTTTACAGGTATTTTCAAACAAACCCATTAAAGCGAAATATAGGATTTTGTACTTAATGCAAAATACTTTTCCATTTCCCTAGCTACGTTATCTGCAAACATTGGCCAGCATATCCAACGAACATAATTCGACAATTATATTTCCTTTCCCCATAGATTTATTGTCAATGGGAGCGGCCACATCAGGGGCGACTACATCCTCTGCAATGCCCTAAATCATAGGAAATTTATTGAAATGCCAACTTTTTGCTATAACCGGTTTAACCTTGCTTACTAAATTTCcagcaaacaaattcacttgCCAAGACGCTTACAAAGAGCTATGGCCATCGAAAGAGAAGCTGAACGCGAAGCCCAAGCTAAACTTGTTGCTGCTCATGGGGAATTGGAGGCTTCGATAAATCTAAAAGAAGCTTCAGATGTTATGaaagaaaatcctatggcgTTGCAGGTAAGTTAAACTACAAGTTTAAagaaatttatgcaaaaaaacAGGAACAGACAACAAAATCTTTAAGcttaatatttatttgttaCATCCGTATCCCTAAGGCAATaagtctgttcgcgtacttttcaaatagaatttgcaggagagtaggATCAGCCTTTACTCTCCTTCGATATGCATTTAGTATCCGAACTAcatccagtaacaatttgtgtaaatttgaaaaaaaatttaagtgcgCATAGTAGGTCTGTTCGCGATTGCTATGTCAAAATCGGctgttttttttacccaccaccataggatggggctatactaatctagtcatttcgtttgtaacacctcgaaatattgatctaggaagccatagagtatatatattcttgatcgtctcgacattctaagtcgaactagccctgtccgtccgtctgtcaaaagcaccaTAGAGGTTAaccacgtaaagctagccgcttgatattttgcacaggtacttaatattgatgtaggtcgttgggaattgcaaataggccatatcggttcagatttggatataactcccatataaaccgatatcccgatttgacttcttgagcccctggaagcctcaatttccattcgatttggctgaaattttgcacatagtgttctgttataacttccaaaaactgtgtaaagtacgttccaaatcggtctataacctgatatagctcccatacaaactgatctcccgactcccctggaagtcgcaatttttgtccgatttggcagaaattttgcacatagtattccgtTATGGCTTACAACACCTGTgtaaagtacggttcaaaatggtcaagaacctgatatagctcccatataaaccgatctcccgatttgacttcttgagcccctggaagtcgcaatttttgtccgatttggcagaaattttgcacatagtattctgttatggcttccaacacctgtgcaaagtatggttcaaaacggtcaagaacctgatatagctcccgtataaaccgatcttccgatttgacttcttgagcccctggaagcctcaatttcatccgatttgcctgaaattttgcatgaagtgttctgttccagcaattgtgccaagtagggttcaaatcggtcaagaacctgatatagctcctatgtaaaccgttcgcccgatttgacttcttgagccctacacGCCGcgattttttatacgatttggctgaaattttatgttatgcgtctcaataactgtgctaagtagggtccaaatcggtctataaccagattcaaattttgcataaatacttcttatgagtgtaggtcggttgggtttgtaaatgggccaaatcagtccatgttttgatatagctgccatataaaccgatctgggatcttgacttctaaagcctctagagggcgcaattcttctccgattgtgctgaaattttgcatgaggtgttttgttatgatttccaacaacttttctaagtatggtctacatcggtccataacctgatatgtggGCTTgagattgggctgaaatttagcaagtttcatgttttgacttccaaccactgtgatgagtatggtcaaaatcgtgtcaagtatggttcaaatcggttcataacccgatatagctgccatataaaccgatctccgatcttgactttttgagattctaaaggggcaattcttatccgatttggctgaactttggacATATCGTTGAAGAATGACTTTCACTTTTAAAAggtgcaattcttttccaatttggttgaaattttgcatatgtcgttttggtatgacttccaacaactgtgccaagtatggtctaaatcggttgataacatgatatagctgccatataaacccaatcTTTCAATTTGAAACTCTGAGCCACTAAAGAGCtcaatttttaagtaatttgcctgaaattttgga includes:
- the LOC106087403 gene encoding stomatin isoform X1 produces the protein MERSSFPDRPQSLGRQIRTSDTQPIFSENALIFLAYILLFVTFPLTIWFCLETVAHYQRIVIFRLGRLRKGGVAGPGLVFILPCVDEFVKVDLRTQSFDVHPQEVLTRDSVTIQVDAVVYYSVRNPLDAVIQIRNVHESTKLLAQTTLRNVVGTKNLMELLTAKESLSRTIGGILDEATDPWGVKVERVEIKQIHLPRRLQRAMAIEREAEREAQAKLVAAHGELEASINLKEASDVMKENPMALQLRYLQTLNTISNENNHTIIFPLPTKMIRKIITNCSKAMEKANCCNDPNSCTLTSVSNKKIQTNPEKQDTGV
- the LOC106087403 gene encoding stomatin-4 isoform X3, whose amino-acid sequence is MERSSFPDRPQSLGRQIRTSDTQPIFSENALIFLAYILLFVTFPLTIWFCLETVAHYQRIVIFRLGRLRKGGVAGPGLVFILPCVDEFVKVDLRTQSFDVHPQEVLTRDSVTIQVDAVVYYSVRNPLDAVIQIRNVHESTKLLAQTTLRNVVGTKNLMELLTAKESLSRTIGGILDEATDPWGVKVERVEIKDVRLPIAMQRAMAAEAEALREAKAKIVAAEGELNASKALKQASDVMSTNPITLQLRYLQTLNTISNENNHTIIFPLPTKMIRKIITNCSKAMEKANCCNDPNSCTLTSVSNKKIQTNPEKQDTGV
- the LOC106087403 gene encoding stomatin isoform X2; translation: MERSSFPDRPQSLGRQIRTSDTQPIFSENALIFLAYILLFVTFPLTIWFCLETVAHYQRIVIFRLGRLRKGGVAGPGLVFILPCVDEFVKVDLRTQSFDVHPQEVLTRDSVTIQVDAVVYYSVRNPLDAVIQIRNVHESTKLLAQTTLRNVVGTKNLMELLTAKESLSRTIGGILDEATDPWGVKVERVEIKDVRLPIAMQRAMAAEAEALREAKAKIVAAEGELNASKALKQASDVMSTNPITLQLRYLQTLASISNEHNSTIIFPFPIDLLSMGAATSGATTSSAMP